One Agelaius phoeniceus isolate bAgePho1 chromosome 6, bAgePho1.hap1, whole genome shotgun sequence DNA window includes the following coding sequences:
- the LOC143694281 gene encoding SWI/SNF-related matrix-associated actin-dependent regulator of chromatin subfamily A member 5-like has product MKYHPNGYYSFLYPLSKTAEMNEKLSKMGESSLRNFTMDTESSVYNFEGEDYREKQKLAFTEWIEPPKRERKANYAVDAYFREALRVSEPKAPKAPRPPKQPNVQDFQFFPPRLFELLEKEILYDRKTIGYKVPRNPDLPNAAQAQKEEQLKIDEAEPLNDEELEEKEKLLTQGFTNWNKRDFNQFLKANEKWGRDDIENIAREVEGKTPEEVIEYSAVFWERCNVLQDIEKIMAQIERGEARIQRRISIKKALDTKVGLLSFFFFFLVPVRGDA; this is encoded by the exons ATGAAGTACCATCCAAATGGCTACTATTCTTTTCTGTATCCCCTGTCCAAGACTGCGGAAATGAATGAAAAACTTTCAAAGATGGGTGAAAGCTCCCTTAGGAATTTTACTATGGATACTGAATCTAGCGTGTATAATTTTGAAGGGGAAGactacagagaaaaacagaag ttGGCATTTACAGAGTGGATTGAACCAcctaaaagagaaagaaaagccaatTATGCTGTGGATGCTTACTTCAGAGAGGCTCTTCGAGTCAGTGAACCAAAAGCACCCAAG GCTCCACGGCCTCCAAAACAGCCAAATGTACAGGACTTCCAGTTCTTTCCTCCTCGCCTGTTTGAACTGTTGGAAAAAGAGATTCTCTACGACAGGAAAACAATTGGTTACAAG GTACCTCGTAATCCTGATCTCCCAAATGCAGCCCAAGCACAAAAGGAAGAGCAGCTTAAGATTGATGAGGCTGAACCTCTTAATGATGAAGaactagaagaaaaagagaaacttcTAACCCAG GGCTTCACTAACTGGAATAAGAGAGATTTCAACCAGTTCCTCAAAGCCAATGAGAAGTGGGGCCGTGATGACATTGAAAATATAGCACGAGAAGTCGAAGGAAAAACCCCAGAGGAAGTCATTGAGTATTCAG CTGTGTTCTGGGAAAGATGCAATGTACTCCAAGACATAGAGAAGATCATGGCTCAGATTGAAAGAGGAGAAGCTAGAATTCAGAGACGAATCAGCATAAAAAAGGCTCTCGATACAAAGGTGGGTTTgctcagtttctttttttttttcctggtgccagTGAGGGGAGATGCATGA
- the LOC143694245 gene encoding uncharacterized protein LOC143694245: MSPAPVERPSSLNSSLALSHRNYIAIVDRIVAGSGPLARNPPESSGLTMAFVCTFLSLGLITPCFPRDGALALHSSLELRVPAHTERWARLLSATLGCCRPHSAVVGHTRLSPAPLGHTRLLSAPLGCCRLHLATLGSSALPDSAPRCNGGRWQGPAPRPEPREGTERWDSRRSPAHPVPARPRVPRSAPCSAERGLWARSGDNALGSAAAPGGSGRCPQGRKNHPTPPMFARSFGVGAAKGKRLQQQGSALEGSGPAHAVGKGMHSFVFSTPPVAPTWESFPSLLHFQLDPWKTLNSIPLIFRYL; the protein is encoded by the exons atgtccccagccccggtGGAACGGCCGAGCTCTCTGAACTccagcctggcactgtcccACCGTAATTACATTGCAATTGTAGATAGAATTGTGGCAGGTTCTGGGCCACTGGCTCGGAATCCTCCTGAATCCTCAGGGCTGACCATGGCATTTGTCTGTAccttcctgtccctggggctgatcACTCCGTGCTTCCCAAGGGACGGAGCGCtcgctctgcacagctccttggaGCTGAGGGTGCCTGCCCACACTGAGAGATGG GCTCGGCTGTtgtcggccacactcggctgttgtcgaccacactcggctgttgtcggccacactcggctgtcgccggctccactcggccacactcggctgttgtcggctccactcggctgttgtcggctccactTGGCCACACTCGGCTCTTCAGCCCTACCTGACTCTGCTCCGCGCTGCAATGGCGGCCGCTGGCAGGGCCCCGCTCCCCGGCCTGAGCcccgggaggggacagagcGCTGGGACAGCCGCCGCAGCCCGgctcaccctgtccctgcccgcCCCCGCGTCCCCCGGAGCGCGCCCTGCAGCGCAGAACGCGGCCTTTGGGCCAGGAGCGGGGACAATGCCCTCGGCTCGGCAGCAGCGCCGGGAGGCAGCGGGCGGTGCCCTCAG ggCAGGAAAAATCATCCAACTCCTCCCATGTTTGCCCGAAGCTTTGGTGTTGGAGCAGCCAAAGGCAAGAGgcttcagcagcagggctctgcgcTGGAGGGCTCTGGTCCTGCCCACGCTGTGGG GAAAGGGATGCACAGCTTTGTCTTCAGCACACCTCCAGTGGCACCTACCTGGGAAAGCTTTCCATCACTTCTGCACTTCcagctggatccctggaaaACTCTGAACTCCATCCCACTGATTTTCAGGTACCTCTga
- the LOC129122245 gene encoding uncharacterized protein LOC129122245, which translates to MGCRTRWQRRGRRGMPYKMATAARVGVSGAGRRLYGLTSLRGTLPAEWLAARGGRAPGERAGRGELPAPVPRGTEPRQRRWRGEASVRPPARSRAARKGRPPGASASLRGPGGGGSARAGRAAARRWRSARRCFAAAGRELQEPPRASGAGRCRGHCAAAALGLAEAREPPSCSRLPRAAAAAAGGGGRAAAEAAPRRAQPCEQRALDIAGMTRLLSASVLVALPSTQTDGAASLSSKTQRWPGEWRAQGAPGRILLMAQGTQKIFFPSSPTETFSVQCPLSARSLEKLEKSPRDIFHPEIQKGREGLSYPGRQTQRCPRRYRDCKNHKEQLGLQRKQTGENKRSCSDAFTEAMAGESQLLEKRRQYYPCAAQNCAAAVSSAVSALKVATFTCRQLLCALGHTEGFIPFGIHDENSQER; encoded by the exons ATGGGGTGTCGTACAAGATGGCAGCGCCGTGGCCGTCGCGGAATGCCGTACAAGATGGCGACGGCCGCCCGAGTGGGCGTGTCCGGGGCGGGGCGCCGTCTCTACGGGCTGACGTCATTAcgcggcactctgcctgca GAGTGGCTGGCGGCCCGAGGCGGCCGcgcgccgggggagcgggctgggcgcggggagctcccggcgcctgtcccgcgcgggacggagccgcggcagcgacgctggaggggcgaagcctccgtccggccgcccgcacggagccgagcggcgcggaaggggcgtccgcccggtgcctcggcctcgctcagaggtcccggtggcgggggctcggctcgggcggggcgcgctgccgcccgccgatggcggagcgccaggcggtgctttgctgccgcgggccgggagctgcaggagccgccccgggcgagcggcgccgggcgctgccgcggtcactgtgcggcggctgccctcgggctggcggaggcgcgggagccgccgagctgcagccgtctccctcgggccgctgccgctgctgcgggcgggggcggacgagcggctgcggaggcggctccgcggcgtgctcagccttgcgagcagagagcgctcgacatcgctggcatgacacggctgctgagtgcctcagtgctcgtggctcttccttccacgcaaacggatggagcggcatcgctgagcagtaaaacacagcgatggcccggagaatggcgagcgcaaggagcgccgggcaggatccttctgatggcacag ggtactcagaaaatatttttcccttcgagtcccactgaaacattctccgtgcaatgtccgttaag tgccaggagtctggagaaactggagaagagcccaagagacatttttcatcctgagatacaaaag ggcagggaaggactctcgtatcctggtcgtcagactcagcgctgcccgagaagatacagagactgtaaaaatcataaggagcaactaggactgcagaggaaacaaactggagagaacaaaag gtcgtgctctgatgcatttacagaagccatggcaggagagagtcagctgctggagaagaggagacagtactatccctgtgcagcacagaactgtgctgctgctgtgtcatcagctgtgtctgcactgaaagtagccaccttcacCTGTAGGCAGCTACTTTGTGCTTTAGGACACactgagggatttattccttttgggatccacgatgagaattcccaagagaggtag
- the LOC129121906 gene encoding uncharacterized protein LOC129121906 isoform X3: MPIPGVCSLRCCHCPRRVQEQRRAGPQGYRFPQNLPTDVKERSQKMCGSTFFSVSSKGRSECGEHRVNSLLLAVTPGLAGMTQ, from the exons ATGCCCATTCCAGGTGTGTGCAGCTTAAG gtgctgtcaCTGCCCTAGGCGTGTccaggaacagaggagggcag GTCCCCAAGGCTACCGATTTCCCCAGAACCTACCAACTGACGTCAAGGAGCGCAGCCAGAAGATGTGTGGCAGCACGTTCTTCAGCGTCTCGAGTAAGGGCCGCAGCGAGTGT ggtgagcacagggtgaactctctcctccttgctgtgacacctgggctggcagggatgacacagtga
- the LOC129121906 gene encoding uncharacterized protein LOC129121906 isoform X1 has product MPIPGVCSLRCCHCPRRVQEQRRAGPQGYRFPQNLPTDVKERSQKMCGSTFFSVSSKGRSECSRSVCEATFITQVWARTVQGPVFSSGRRIFLRLPETTFPRTSDCWGVI; this is encoded by the exons ATGCCCATTCCAGGTGTGTGCAGCTTAAG gtgctgtcaCTGCCCTAGGCGTGTccaggaacagaggagggcag GTCCCCAAGGCTACCGATTTCCCCAGAACCTACCAACTGACGTCAAGGAGCGCAGCCAGAAGATGTGTGGCAGCACGTTCTTCAGCGTCTCGAGTAAGGGCCGCAGCGAGTGT tcccGGTCAGTCTGTGAGGCGACGTTCATCACCCAAGTTTGGGCACGGACTGTCCAGGGACCGGtgttttcgtcaggcaggaggatttttttgaggcTCCCGGAAACCACGTTCCCGAGGACCAGTGATTGctggggtgtaatttag
- the LOC129121906 gene encoding uncharacterized protein LOC129121906 isoform X2: protein MPIPGAVTALGVSRNRGGQVPKATDFPRTYQLTSRSAARRCVAARSSASRSRSVCEATFITQVWARTVQGPVFSSGRRIFLRLPETTFPRTSDCWGVI, encoded by the exons ATGCCCATTCCAG gtgctgtcaCTGCCCTAGGCGTGTccaggaacagaggagggcag GTCCCCAAGGCTACCGATTTCCCCAGAACCTACCAACTGACGTCAAGGAGCGCAGCCAGAAGATGTGTGGCAGCACGTTCTTCAGCGTCTCGA tcccGGTCAGTCTGTGAGGCGACGTTCATCACCCAAGTTTGGGCACGGACTGTCCAGGGACCGGtgttttcgtcaggcaggaggatttttttgaggcTCCCGGAAACCACGTTCCCGAGGACCAGTGATTGctggggtgtaatttag